CCCTCCGCCGGATTCACACCATTATCACTTAAGAAGACCAGAATCGTGTTTTTATCGCGCCCGGTCTTTTTTAACGTCTCAATAACGGTGCCGATCTGTGCATCCATATTGGCGATCATAGCAGCGTAAACCTGCATCACCTTCGCCGTATATTTCTGCTGTTCCGGGGTCATCGCCTGCCATTCTTTATCAAGTTCCAGTCCTGGCAGAGGTATGTCATCACGCAGGAAACCCAGTTTCTTCAAACGAGCAATACGCTGACGATAGACGTCTGCATAGCCCTGTTCATACTGACTTTTAAAACGACTAATCCATTCATCCGGCGCCTGCAGAGGATCATGTGGCGCAGTAAAGGCCAACCACGCGAAGATAGGTTGTTCCCGTGGCGTCTCGCTGATCCAGCGATTAATCTGGCTGGCATAGGCTTCGCTGGAGTAAAAACTGGAGGGCAGTGAAATGCGCTGATTGTCACGGGTATAATAGGTATGAAATATCTCCACGGTTCCCAGCGGCACGGCATCATCAAAGTGACTGGCGCCTCCCCCCATCAAGGCGAAAGAATGACGAAAGCCCCGATCTTTTGGCGTCGAGCCTGGCGTAAAACCAAGATGCCATTTACCCGCCATCAGCGTATTGTAACCAGCATCTTTAAAGCGTTCAGCCATGGTCGTCACCCGATCAGTCAGGCGCAATTCATAGCCTTCCTTACCTATGGTATTTTCATACCACCACATACCGCCTATACCCGCTTGCTGACTGGTGTTCCCGGTTAATAGCATCGCACGGGCGGGAGCAGACATGGGAGACGTGTAATATTGACTCATCCGCACGCCGTTCTCAGCCATCGCCTGCAAATTAGGCGTTGGGATTTCCCCACCGAAGGGAGTGATATCAGAATATCCCATATCATCAGCGATAATCACGATAATATCAGGACGTTCGTTTTGCGTACTGTGCGCCGTACCGGAGAAGATAATGCTAAGTGTGGCAAGTGTTACTTCTTTTTTCACGGCTTATTCTCCATTTCAGACTACGGATGTTGTACAAGAGCGGCGGGCAAATGCGGCAAGAGGAACCATCAGCCCGAAAATCTACCCATAACGTCAGCACGCCAGGCTTTCAGTCCATTCAGATCCCGGGGCCAGGCGCGTAGCGGAGCCAGAATCTCCGTGAAAAAAGAGTAATAGCCGCTACAAAGTCGGTTGTAGCCGGCACTGTTGATATGTGCGGGGCAGCCTCCCTGGCAGACTATTTTCACAGAACACCGTTGACACTCCCGGCGCTGGCTTTTCTTAATACCAAAGGGAAGCCGGGTTGCGGAATCTACGGCTGGCGCTAACGTATTATTAGCAAGCTGTCCCAGGTAATGCTGGCTATTAATCAGATGATCGCAGGCATAGAGTTTGCCGTCCGGCTCCATGACCAGATTCGTTCCGCAGCGGGCGGAATGGACACAGGTGGCGCTGATATGCGTAAAATATTGTGCCCATGCCTGTTCAATGTTGATCACAAAAACCCGTCCCATATCGCCGCGTTTGCGCCATTGACGCCAGATATCAATCATGAAACGTCCCCAGTTATCCGCACTCAATTGGTAACGTTGCTGTAGGGCGTTGCCTTCGTTCATCAGTGGCTGAAATTGCAGATAACGAACGCCAAGGCTAACAACATGATCGTAGATGGCTGCCGCATGGCGAGCCATGTCATCATGCACGACAATCAGTACATTAAAATCGACTCGATAGTGTTGTAACAATGTGATTCCCCGCAACACCGCCGGATAGCTGGCCTCGCCGCGTTTGCCCGGACGATGATGATTTTGCAAGTCTTCACTGCCCTCAAGACTGATGCCAATAGTAAAATTATTGTCGCGAAACAGACGGCACCAGGCATCGTTTAACAACGTCGCATTCGTTTGCAGACTATTACTGATCGTCACGCCGTCAGGCGCATATCGTTGTTGAAGCGCTATTACCTTTTTATAAAAACCGATTCCGGCTAAAAGCGGTTCACCGCCTTGCCAGACAAAATTAATTTCACGCGCACTGGCAGGTTGCGCCGCAATATAGCGACAAATAAAAATCTCCAGCGTTGATTCATTCATTTTTTCTACGGGCGTTTCGCCCTGTGGATAATAACAATAGCGGCAGGCCAGATTACATGCAGGGCCTATGGGCTTTGCCAGAATATGAAAGGGTATCTGCGCGCGATATTCCGTCATTACGGGGATTTGTTGTTGCCGTAATGTGTTGAGATTCAACATTATTCTGTCCTGTAGTTATCATTTCTGATGCGGAGACATGACTCACATTTCGCAATAGCGTTCGTCTGGCGCTGCGGGCAGAATGCCGAGAGCAGGCTGTATCTATTGATACGCCGGTTTTCTGCATAGCGCATGACGCTATTGAAACGTTATTTAGCAAATCCTGTCTGAGCCAGAAATTAAGTCTCTGTTAACCTGCGCTATTACAGAAAATCATAGAACAGTCGTCTCAAAAGAATATCGTCCTGAAGGACGAGAACTCACGGCATTTTCAGGAGATGAGTCAACCGCGACAGAAAAAAATCATATTAATAATTTTAAATTATTTTTTAGAAAACCAGACAGGATTTAAATTAAAATCATTTATTTTCAAGATGTTATAAAAAATACCGCAACATACGTCACATTATTAACATGTGAATGATTGTGTTAACCGAATGTAAATTGTATGTTTCAACATACCACTATTTTACTGCGCCCCGACGCGCTCATCCGGATGGAAGGAGATAACATGTCAGCCTTATCAACTACTGGCCATAATGACGGGATCACTCTCCATTGCTTACAGAGCATTGCGCAACTCATTCCTCTGTCGTCGGCGGTTTTTTATCGTGTTAATGCTTATTTAAAGCCAGAAGCCTATGTTTTACATAACATTTCTAATAGCACACACCAACAATATCTGGAGCATTTTCAACCATTAGACCCGCTATCGCCTTCCCGGTTCGGCCAACAGGTTGTTACCGTAGCGACGATGACGCCCGGTATCTGTGCCCGACATCGCCATTATTATCATGAATTTATGCTACCTAATCATGTGTGCGACATGATTGAGATCTTTATTCGTCGGGGCCATCGTATTATCGCGGGCATTTCATTAATGCGCGATATACCTTTTTCCAGCGAAGAGCGTTTGCGAGCCCAGGCAGTACAACCATTACTGGGACTGGCGATTCATGATTCTCTTCAGGAAGACAACGATCTGGAGTCAATATTGACCGCCAAAGAGCGTGAAATTGTGGGAATGGTCTGCGAAGGGGCCAGCAACAAATTGATTGCCCGTCAGTTGAATATTTCTCTCTCAACAGTGAAAACGCATTTACGTAATATTTTTGCTAAAACAGAAGTGATAAATCGCACGGAACTGGTTTCCCG
This DNA window, taken from Salmonella enterica subsp. enterica serovar Typhimurium str. LT2, encodes the following:
- a CDS encoding putative arylsulfatase regulator (similar to E. coli putative arylsulfatase regulator (AAC76803.1); Blastp hit to AAC76803.1 (411 aa), 36% identity in aa 4 - 248, 34% identity in aa 230 - 387); translation: MLNLNTLRQQQIPVMTEYRAQIPFHILAKPIGPACNLACRYCYYPQGETPVEKMNESTLEIFICRYIAAQPASAREINFVWQGGEPLLAGIGFYKKVIALQQRYAPDGVTISNSLQTNATLLNDAWCRLFRDNNFTIGISLEGSEDLQNHHRPGKRGEASYPAVLRGITLLQHYRVDFNVLIVVHDDMARHAAAIYDHVVSLGVRYLQFQPLMNEGNALQQRYQLSADNWGRFMIDIWRQWRKRGDMGRVFVINIEQAWAQYFTHISATCVHSARCGTNLVMEPDGKLYACDHLINSQHYLGQLANNTLAPAVDSATRLPFGIKKSQRRECQRCSVKIVCQGGCPAHINSAGYNRLCSGYYSFFTEILAPLRAWPRDLNGLKAWRADVMGRFSG
- a CDS encoding putative arylsulfatase (similar to E. coli putative sulfatase (AAC74571.1); Blastp hit to AAC74571.1 (571 aa), 27% identity in aa 120 - 327, 43% identity in aa 322 - 358, 37% identity in aa 44 - 86, 31% identity in aa 435 - 471), translating into MKKEVTLATLSIIFSGTAHSTQNERPDIIVIIADDMGYSDITPFGGEIPTPNLQAMAENGVRMSQYYTSPMSAPARAMLLTGNTSQQAGIGGMWWYENTIGKEGYELRLTDRVTTMAERFKDAGYNTLMAGKWHLGFTPGSTPKDRGFRHSFALMGGGASHFDDAVPLGTVEIFHTYYTRDNQRISLPSSFYSSEAYASQINRWISETPREQPIFAWLAFTAPHDPLQAPDEWISRFKSQYEQGYADVYRQRIARLKKLGFLRDDIPLPGLELDKEWQAMTPEQQKYTAKVMQVYAAMIANMDAQIGTVIETLKKTGRDKNTILVFLSDNGVNPAEGFHYESEPDFWKQFDNRYENIGRKNSFISYGPHWADVSNAPYGRYHKTTSGQGGINTSFMISGPGIIHHGAIDNATMAAYDVAPTLYEFAGIDASKSLSERPTLPMIGVSFKRYLTGESLHAPRTQYGVELHNQAAWIDGEWKLRRLVTVFPQAGNAPWELFNLQRDPLETHNLAANYADKVKILSSAYEAFAKQTMVLYAKGKLIDYVGIDSKTGRYLAVDPQTLQPVPAPLAIPLDTKSDQ
- a CDS encoding putative response regulator (contains a CheY-like receiver domain and a HTH DNA-binding domain; similar to E. coli putative regulator (AAC76545.1); Blastp hit to AAC76545.1 (200 aa), 48% identity in aa 138 - 200), which codes for MSALSTTGHNDGITLHCLQSIAQLIPLSSAVFYRVNAYLKPEAYVLHNISNSTHQQYLEHFQPLDPLSPSRFGQQVVTVATMTPGICARHRHYYHEFMLPNHVCDMIEIFIRRGHRIIAGISLMRDIPFSSEERLRAQAVQPLLGLAIHDSLQEDNDLESILTAKEREIVGMVCEGASNKLIARQLNISLSTVKTHLRNIFAKTEVINRTELVSRTRMSSVQHAQHM